From the Rhinolophus sinicus isolate RSC01 linkage group LG02, ASM3656204v1, whole genome shotgun sequence genome, one window contains:
- the LOC109447310 gene encoding uncharacterized protein LOC109447310, whose protein sequence is MAATVGKSLQLTSPHPAAGSLWPRRAGVRVKSAPPRSSRVTAPRRAAVPARPISPPRDSGQLAFLSNHLRSVASNPHPAPPRRGLPPPTHLRILCLAERPHTPTPPAPPSGHHSSGHARQFRAMTTAIKRRLPYCQGGEIRPLLAAPRSIRLSPSAQTANPPRGVAERALPRLSPAHTRDTVAHTDNPHGLGLQAAGAV, encoded by the exons ATGGCTGCCACAGTCGGGAAAAGCCTCCAGCTCACCTCCCCGCACCCGGCGGCCGGGAGCCTCTGGCCGCGGCGCGCAGGCGTCAGGGTCAAGTCCGCGCCGCCGAGGAGCAGCCGAGTGACCGCCCCGAGGCGCGCCGCCGTCCCAGCCCGCCCCATCTCCCCGCCTCGCGACTCCGGGCAGCTGGCGTTCCTTTCGAACCACCTCCGCTCCGTAGCCAGCAACCCTCACCCCGCCCCGCCGCGGCGTGGgctgccaccccccacccacttACGGATACTCTGCCTCGCCGAGCGCCCACACACGCCaacgccccccgccccgccctccGGCCACCACAGCAGCGGCCACGCGCGACAATTTAGGGCTATGACCACAGCGATTAAACGACGGCTCCCGTACTGTCAGGGAGGTGAAATCAGACCTCTGCTGGCGGCCCCGCGTTCCATAAGACTGAGTCCTTCCGCGCAGACAG cGAATCCGCCCCGAGGTGTGGCAGAGAGGGCCCTTCCCCGGCTGTCCCCAGCCCACACAAGAGATACCGTAGCCCACACAGATAACCCGCACGGTCTGGGTCTGCAGGCAGCAGGCGCGGTGTGA